The following proteins come from a genomic window of bacterium:
- a CDS encoding LacI family transcriptional regulator, whose amino-acid sequence MKKNNTSVTIADVARETGVSPAAVSKALNNRGGISLPVQRKIEKTAQRLGYSPYIKARQSGMYASTLKYIGVIYASAGEHLTREIQNGVDSVLHDSGLYELRYSLNLQSQMYNEERKSIFLEKIMQDKSIAGLISVFLNISDSNIARLHKSGVPVVLLNNKSDCGMSVYIDNVEACYDAVKELIGLGRRKIGIIMPSESTENVWFQRLEGYKKALAENTIRYDPYLMVSETSFQLKESALATAELIEREPAVDAIIYGSDVQAYAGMEALKELNKRIPEDIAVMGFDDMMFSRISYPPLTSVRQPMFEMGREGARMLVEAIKEKDFSSKIVKLKSKIILRQSTDKNLPKEKLI is encoded by the coding sequence ATGAAAAAGAATAACACAAGCGTGACAATAGCTGATGTTGCCAGAGAAACGGGTGTTTCTCCTGCGGCAGTATCTAAAGCCCTTAACAACAGGGGAGGTATAAGCCTTCCTGTTCAGAGGAAAATAGAAAAAACCGCGCAGAGGCTGGGATACTCTCCCTATATAAAAGCCAGGCAGTCGGGAATGTATGCAAGCACGTTAAAATATATAGGGGTCATATATGCTTCGGCGGGGGAGCATCTGACGAGAGAGATCCAGAACGGGGTGGATTCTGTCCTCCATGATTCGGGGCTGTATGAATTGAGATATTCGCTGAATCTTCAAAGCCAGATGTACAATGAGGAAAGAAAGTCTATTTTTCTTGAAAAAATTATGCAGGATAAAAGCATAGCGGGATTGATCTCGGTATTTCTGAATATTTCGGATTCCAATATCGCGCGTTTGCATAAAAGCGGGGTCCCTGTCGTTCTTCTTAATAACAAGTCTGATTGCGGCATGAGTGTTTATATTGATAATGTCGAAGCGTGCTATGATGCCGTAAAGGAACTTATCGGACTCGGCCGAAGGAAAATCGGGATCATAATGCCTTCCGAATCCACCGAAAATGTATGGTTCCAAAGGCTGGAGGGTTATAAAAAGGCGCTTGCTGAAAATACAATCCGCTACGACCCGTATCTGATGGTTTCGGAAACATCATTTCAATTGAAAGAATCCGCGCTTGCGACTGCTGAATTGATAGAGAGAGAGCCTGCCGTTGACGCAATCATTTATGGGAGCGACGTCCAGGCTTATGCGGGAATGGAAGCGCTGAAAGAGTTAAACAAGCGGATACCGGAGGATATTGCGGTGATGGGTTTTGACGATATGATGTTCAGCAGGATAAGCTATCCTCCTCTGACATCGGTCAGACAGCCGATGTTTGAAATGGGCAGAGAGGGGGCAAGGATGCTTGTTGAAGCTATCAAAGAAAAGGATTTTTCCAGCAAAATCGTAAAATTGAAAAGCAAGATTATTTTAAGACAGTCTACGGATAAGAACCTGCCTAAAGAAAAACTGATTTAA
- a CDS encoding LacI family transcriptional regulator produces the protein MAYTCKDIAKKAGVSISTVSRVLNKKDLHKVGGKTRGKVEKIIKQMKYTPNIIARSLVSKKSFSVAVALEDFKDVVGPYFSQIISGIAYVLQENGYYLQLLGTVSARNKPLSQHYLQAIKERRVDGVIILSEAINEKEILSLWKEKFPVLLVNRYIRGKEIPSVLMDNQKGLYDVTSELIKLGHRKIVFMAGSLKYQLDQDRLSGYKKALKDNNIEFDGQYVLEGFFKYENTAEALKDFISQEKKFSAVAASDDVMAFACITTLKKNNLSVPEDVSVTGFNDMLFLPAVNPTLTSVKVPLIEMGKEAAMKILKIIDKKQIPEIATVFKPQLIKRQSISSYTG, from the coding sequence ATGGCTTATACATGCAAGGACATTGCGAAGAAAGCCGGAGTTTCCATTTCCACAGTTTCAAGAGTCCTGAATAAAAAGGATTTGCATAAAGTCGGCGGCAAAACCCGGGGTAAAGTTGAGAAAATTATAAAACAGATGAAATATACCCCTAATATCATTGCAAGAAGCCTTGTCAGCAAAAAGAGTTTTTCCGTCGCGGTGGCTCTTGAGGATTTTAAGGATGTTGTGGGGCCTTATTTCAGCCAGATAATCAGCGGCATCGCATATGTGCTTCAGGAAAACGGTTATTATCTTCAGCTTTTGGGAACGGTTTCCGCCAGGAATAAACCGTTATCCCAGCATTATCTTCAGGCTATAAAAGAAAGAAGGGTTGACGGTGTTATTATTTTGAGTGAGGCGATAAATGAAAAGGAAATTTTAAGCCTGTGGAAGGAGAAATTTCCCGTGCTTCTTGTCAACAGGTATATCAGAGGGAAAGAGATCCCGTCGGTCCTTATGGATAATCAAAAGGGGTTGTATGATGTTACATCGGAGCTGATAAAGCTCGGACACAGGAAAATAGTTTTTATGGCGGGTTCTTTAAAATATCAGCTTGATCAGGACAGGTTAAGCGGTTATAAGAAGGCTCTTAAAGATAACAATATTGAATTTGACGGGCAATATGTGCTCGAGGGATTTTTTAAATATGAAAATACGGCGGAAGCGCTGAAAGATTTTATTTCACAGGAAAAGAAATTCAGCGCGGTTGCGGCTTCTGATGATGTCATGGCTTTTGCATGTATTACGACTCTTAAAAAGAACAACTTATCTGTGCCTGAAGATGTTTCTGTAACAGGTTTTAATGATATGCTGTTTCTCCCGGCAGTTAACCCCACGCTGACATCGGTTAAGGTCCCCTTGATAGAAATGGGGAAGGAAGCCGCTATGAAAATATTAAAAATCATAGATAAAAAACAGATACCCGAGATTGCCACTGTATTTAAGCCTCAGCTTATCAAGAGGCAGTCAATTTCTTCTTATACGGGTTAA
- a CDS encoding tetratricopeptide repeat protein, protein MESRKRILWVSLFSSALLLLVFFLLIPADIGQIRGVNYSLCYPRTTHFSQVPAEVIEKDFEMMKQAGINTIRTYDMLPDFVLDIAEKKGIYLIETVCFPGGWTDFTSPFQLNILQKQAVSNVLKHKDRKVVIAWAIWNDAPFTFGSEKGDVIERYGSEKVNAFLKKIYSSVKKTDPSRPVTGSNMIHYEEGAAVGSGFLDFMSFNTYVGLKDWNGTFDAEYADRMVNEILSLSKKFGKPALISEMGYSTFWEKSSGMTQREVVSRQIKAVDKKLMGFLLFEWCDNWNKSGRPGELDDTIEEHWGINDGYRAPKSGYGALKGSLSVFDRFLNWLSGIKRIILNKKPVPAFYKPEAGQFPAVDILKADAFEKWVYLRKLETGENWAVYAKVSGNLLREILKETEKNSSPLRPDKNSIKYQYLNWLAHRELMDRNERVALEKLYDMLLLYSTETSDPDILKEYAALLSENGEPVYSRKLIEKYADMIVSEFSPDKAADILFDAGKEEEMLQPERISEAGVLFGKYIEVAVNKNDQSESCALLFSLGNLYEERQLYDKAVDVFQLIVDKYPKAGKTVEAISRLARIYDSRGQLKKAEYEYSRIIFNYPESSFALDAIPKMMSIFAKYPHDARVGKEIPFLEKVTALDIDKAVLVKLTYQLASLYESQKRTEDAKTCYKKVIDGFPDSSYASFADKDLKRLEMKDE, encoded by the coding sequence ATGGAATCAAGAAAAAGAATTTTGTGGGTCAGCCTGTTTTCCTCTGCCCTGCTGCTCCTGGTCTTCTTTCTGTTAATTCCCGCGGATATAGGGCAGATAAGAGGCGTGAATTATTCCTTATGCTATCCCAGGACAACGCATTTTTCGCAGGTTCCCGCTGAGGTGATAGAAAAAGATTTTGAGATGATGAAGCAGGCGGGAATCAATACCATCAGGACGTATGATATGCTTCCTGATTTTGTGCTCGATATTGCGGAGAAAAAAGGGATTTATCTCATTGAAACAGTGTGTTTCCCGGGCGGGTGGACGGATTTCACTTCGCCTTTCCAGTTGAATATCCTCCAGAAACAGGCCGTATCAAATGTTTTGAAGCATAAGGACAGGAAAGTTGTCATTGCGTGGGCTATATGGAATGATGCGCCATTTACTTTCGGCTCCGAGAAAGGGGATGTTATAGAAAGATACGGTTCTGAAAAAGTTAACGCTTTCCTGAAAAAGATATATAGTTCGGTGAAAAAAACAGACCCTTCCAGGCCTGTTACGGGTTCTAACATGATCCATTATGAAGAAGGCGCCGCGGTCGGTTCCGGGTTTCTTGATTTTATGAGTTTTAATACTTATGTGGGTTTGAAGGACTGGAACGGGACATTTGACGCTGAGTACGCCGACAGGATGGTGAATGAAATCCTTTCCCTGTCAAAGAAATTCGGCAAACCGGCCTTGATTTCAGAAATGGGGTACAGCACTTTCTGGGAAAAATCTTCAGGCATGACACAGAGGGAAGTTGTCAGCCGCCAGATAAAAGCCGTTGATAAGAAACTTATGGGTTTTTTGCTTTTTGAATGGTGCGATAACTGGAATAAATCGGGAAGGCCCGGCGAGCTGGATGATACCATAGAAGAACATTGGGGCATTAACGACGGTTACAGGGCTCCGAAAAGCGGGTACGGCGCGCTGAAAGGTTCCCTGTCTGTTTTTGACCGGTTTCTTAATTGGCTGAGCGGCATAAAAAGGATTATATTGAACAAAAAACCGGTCCCGGCTTTTTATAAACCTGAAGCCGGACAATTTCCGGCTGTGGATATATTGAAGGCCGATGCTTTTGAAAAGTGGGTTTATCTCAGGAAGCTTGAAACCGGAGAAAATTGGGCTGTTTATGCTAAAGTGAGCGGGAATCTTCTGAGAGAGATTTTGAAAGAAACAGAAAAGAATTCTTCGCCTCTCAGGCCTGATAAAAACAGCATAAAATATCAATATCTGAACTGGCTTGCCCATCGCGAGCTGATGGACCGGAATGAACGCGTCGCATTGGAGAAGCTTTATGATATGCTTTTACTGTATTCAACGGAAACTTCCGACCCGGACATATTAAAGGAATACGCGGCCCTTCTTTCAGAAAACGGGGAACCGGTTTATTCCAGAAAACTGATAGAAAAGTATGCCGATATGATTGTTTCTGAATTCTCGCCTGACAAAGCGGCGGATATTCTTTTTGATGCCGGGAAAGAGGAGGAAATGCTTCAACCCGAAAGGATATCTGAAGCAGGTGTCTTATTCGGGAAATATATAGAGGTCGCTGTAAATAAGAATGACCAGAGTGAGTCATGCGCATTACTGTTCAGTCTGGGCAATCTGTACGAGGAACGGCAGCTTTACGACAAAGCGGTGGATGTCTTCCAGCTCATAGTCGATAAATATCCCAAAGCCGGCAAAACCGTGGAAGCGATAAGCCGCCTGGCCCGGATTTATGATTCCAGGGGCCAGTTGAAGAAAGCGGAGTATGAATACAGCAGGATTATATTTAATTATCCTGAAAGCTCTTTTGCCCTTGATGCCATACCGAAGATGATGAGTATATTTGCAAAATATCCTCATGATGCAAGGGTCGGGAAGGAGATACCTTTTCTTGAAAAAGTTACGGCTCTGGATATTGACAAGGCGGTTTTGGTCAAATTGACATATCAGCTTGCCTCTCTGTATGAGTCACAGAAACGGACAGAGGATGCGAAAACCTGTTATAAAAAAGTCATCGACGGGTTTCCGGACAGCAGCTACGCGTCTTTTGCCGATAAGGATTTAAAAAGACTGGAAATGAAAGATGAATAA
- the mnmA gene encoding tRNA 2-thiouridine(34) synthase MnmA: MNRKVLVAMSGGVDSSVAAYMLKKQGYSIEAVTMCFGVDESSDENNVTDASRVCSALDIKHKSVNFSRELEEKVIKPFINEYKAGRTPNPCVICNRHIKFGLFLEYARESGFDLIATGHYAAIAKKDGSLFISKPKDEKKDQTYFLYGIRKECLDYVIFPLCESVKSEVIKIAGGQPWGLSRRPQSQDICFIKDRDYRNFLLNRAGPVKSGKIIDLEGNIIGEHKGFLYYTIGQREGLGIGGGRPYYVINIDAEKNILVAGREEYLGSRVLIADNLNLFTEKLPRKCKAKIRYAHKEAACSISLMGNELRIEFNDLQRAVTPGQSVVLYDNDIVIGGGIIRDVIRQTGSLTTTEKDVIY; this comes from the coding sequence ATGAACAGAAAAGTGTTAGTTGCCATGAGCGGAGGTGTGGATTCTTCGGTCGCGGCATATATGCTGAAAAAACAGGGATACAGCATCGAAGCGGTTACTATGTGTTTTGGTGTTGATGAATCGAGTGACGAAAACAACGTAACTGATGCTTCGAGAGTTTGTTCGGCGCTTGATATAAAACACAAAAGTGTAAATTTTTCCAGAGAACTTGAAGAAAAAGTAATAAAACCCTTTATAAATGAATATAAAGCTGGAAGGACCCCCAATCCCTGCGTAATCTGCAACAGGCATATCAAATTCGGCCTTTTTCTTGAATATGCCAGGGAATCCGGATTTGACCTTATTGCGACAGGCCATTATGCCGCTATTGCCAAAAAAGACGGCTCTTTATTTATTTCAAAACCGAAGGATGAAAAAAAAGACCAGACGTATTTTCTTTATGGAATAAGAAAGGAATGCCTGGATTATGTCATTTTTCCGCTTTGTGAGTCGGTAAAAAGCGAAGTCATTAAAATTGCCGGCGGCCAACCCTGGGGGTTATCGCGCCGGCCGCAAAGCCAGGATATATGTTTTATAAAGGATAGAGACTATAGAAATTTTCTGTTGAATCGGGCGGGTCCTGTAAAATCCGGGAAGATAATCGACTTGGAAGGCAATATTATCGGCGAGCATAAGGGTTTCCTTTATTATACAATAGGACAGAGGGAGGGACTGGGCATAGGAGGCGGCCGGCCTTATTATGTAATTAACATCGATGCAGAAAAAAATATACTGGTTGCGGGAAGAGAGGAATACTTGGGGTCAAGGGTTTTGATTGCCGATAATCTGAATTTGTTTACGGAAAAGCTTCCCCGGAAATGCAAGGCTAAGATAAGATATGCCCATAAGGAGGCGGCTTGCAGTATCTCGCTTATGGGTAATGAGTTACGCATAGAGTTTAATGATTTGCAAAGAGCCGTCACACCGGGGCAATCAGTTGTTCTTTATGATAATGATATTGTAATCGGCGGGGGTATAATCAGGGATGTAATCAGGCAAACAGGCAGCTTGACAACCACCGAAAAAGATGTTATTTATTAG
- a CDS encoding PTS sugar transporter subunit IIA: MKKLSEFISSGNVLIELEGSDSESVIKQLAGTFEDLNKDVIVERVLRRESMDSTAIGHGIAFPHARIETGKGLTIAVGKSSKGIDFNAFDKKPVHLVFLVVWQPSTPILFTQLFSSLIKSFRKQDFRNSILSAKNKTEMIELLSTIKIKVIEEAEAEIVCTASILRKLQDLERKRAKLKRKSPKLEKELEMLRSDVNSDYLNRFDRLVKRYGTAIVDVVDGVCQGCYMNLSTGLKNQIKYRNHVYICENCSRFIALKED, encoded by the coding sequence ATGAAAAAGCTATCAGAATTTATATCATCCGGAAACGTGTTAATAGAATTGGAAGGGTCTGATTCCGAATCGGTCATAAAGCAGCTTGCAGGGACATTTGAAGATTTAAACAAAGATGTTATCGTGGAAAGAGTGTTGCGCCGCGAATCGATGGATTCCACGGCAATCGGCCATGGAATCGCTTTTCCGCATGCGAGAATTGAAACGGGAAAGGGACTGACAATCGCAGTGGGAAAAAGCAGCAAGGGAATTGATTTTAACGCTTTTGACAAAAAACCCGTCCATCTTGTTTTTCTTGTTGTCTGGCAGCCTTCCACTCCTATCCTTTTCACCCAGCTTTTTTCCTCACTGATAAAAAGCTTCAGGAAGCAGGATTTTAGAAACAGTATTTTATCGGCTAAAAATAAAACCGAAATGATAGAGCTCCTGTCTACGATTAAAATAAAGGTCATAGAGGAAGCGGAAGCCGAAATAGTATGTACCGCTTCCATTTTGAGAAAACTTCAGGACCTTGAAAGAAAACGGGCGAAACTCAAGAGAAAAAGCCCTAAACTGGAAAAAGAGCTTGAAATGCTGCGCTCCGATGTAAACAGCGATTATCTGAACCGTTTTGACAGGCTGGTAAAGAGATACGGCACTGCCATAGTAGATGTAGTTGACGGTGTGTGTCAGGGCTGTTATATGAACCTGTCCACAGGCCTTAAGAACCAGATTAAATATAGAAATCATGTTTATATATGCGAGAATTGCAGCAGGTTTATTGCTTTGAAGGAAGATTGA